TGCCGGACTCGGGGCTGGTCGCGACGCGCATCGCCTCGCGCAGCCTCCATCTCTGCGCCGCCCCCGCCTATCTCGCGCGCGCCGGAACCCCGACATCGATCGACGACCTCGCGCGCCACGAATGCCTGCTCGGCACCGCCCCCGCCTGGCATTTCCGCGCGCAGGGCAAGGAAATCACCCACCGCCCCGCGGGCCGCTGGCGCTGCAACAGCGGCACCGCGGTCACCGAAGCAGCGCTCGCGGGCCACGGCGTCTGCCAGCTTCCCGATTTCTATGTGATGCCGCATCTGCAAAGCGGCGCGCTCGTCTCGCTCCTCGACCCGCTCCGCCCGCAGGAGGAACCGATCTGGGCGGTCTATCCGCAGCGGCGGCATTTGCTGCCGAAGGTGCGGCTGTTGATCGATAAGCTGCGCGAGGAATTGCCCGGTGCGTTGTCGCGGACTGGGGCGTCCTAATGGGCGATTATATCTTGCATACCGAAAACGGCGTCTGCAGGATGGAGCGAATGGAAAAGATACCCTGTAAGGACTGCGGCGCGCTGATATTGCCCGTTACTGCCGAGAACACAGGCGGCATTTGCATGGCCTGCAAACAGGGCATTAGAGCGGATATCGAAAAATCCCGAGCTTACTATGCCTCATTACGGGAGTACGACCCCGTGCAAGAGCTTTGGAAATCTTTAGTAAAAAAATCGTCGAATGAGCCGAATCTTTCCACCCTTACGCCGGAAGAAAGACTATATTTCTCGGTCTGCCTTCTAGAAGGTGAGGTTTATAATGGCGGCTTTGATCAGTATTTTTCAAACAGTTCCGGCAGATATTACAAAGACGCGATTTCCGGTTTGTCCGAGATAGGCGCTTACAATTCGCTCGAAATCGCACAGAAGGCGTCCGACGTCTTTTTCGGAAAATCGCTTCCCCCGGAAGACCGAGCCGAACGCTGGGACATCATGAAAAAGGCCCGCCGATGGTCTTTCCTTCCCGCAAAACGCGAAGCGCTAATAGACGAGCTCGACAAAGCATTTTACGAAGATCCCGACAACTTGCTCGATCTCCTAACCGCATACGCCGAGGCCCATAATTTGACGCGACCATTCGAGAAGAAAAGTTAGAAACTCAATTTCGCTTGCCGGGCCATGCGTACAGGCGGCCACAATTCTACGTTCAACACTCCACCACGCTAACCGCCAGCCCGCCCTTCGACGTTTCCTTATATTTATCGCGCATGTCGCGGCCCGTTTGCAGCATCGTCGCGATCACCGTGTCGAGGCTGACGACATGCGTGCCGTCGCCGATCATCGCGATGCGGCTAGCATCGATCGCCTTGATCGCGCCCATCGCGTTGCGCTCGATGCACGGGATCTGCACCAGCCCGCCAATGGGATCGCAGGTGAGGCCGAGGTTATGCTCCATGCCGATCTCGGCGGCATTCTCGACCTGCGCATTGGTGCCGCCGAGCGCGGCGGTCAGCCCCGCCGCCGCCATCGAACAGGCGACGCCGACTTCGCCCTGGCAGCCGACCTCGGCGCCCGAGATGCTGGCGTTGCGCTTATACAAGGCGCCGACCGCCCCCGCCGCGAGCAGGAAAGTGCGCACCCCGGCGGCGTCGCCGCGATAGCCGCGGCGGTAGAAGCGGATCACCGCAGGGATGATCCCTGCCGCGCCGTTGGTCGGTGCGGTGACGACCTTGCCGCCCGCGGCATTTTCCTCGTTCACCGCCATCGCCCACAGGTTGATCCAGTCCATCATCGCGAGCGGGTCGATCAGATTGGTTTCGTGGCGGCTCCGGATATCGTCGGCGATCTGCGGCGCGCGGCGCCTGACCTTGAGGCCTCCCGGCAGAATCCCGGTGCTGCAACAGCCGGCGTCGATCGAGGCGTCCATCGCCGCCGCGATCGCGTCGAGCCCGGCGTTCACCTCGTCGAGGCTGCGGTGCGCGAGTTCATTCTCGAGCATCATCTCGGCGAAGCTCTTGCCCGATGCCGCGCCCATTTCCATGAGGTCGGCGCCCGAGGTGAAGGCGAAGGGCAGCTCGACCTCGTCCTCGGCGCCGCGGCTGTTGCGCCCCGCCTCGTCCTCGTCGACGACGAAGCCGCCACCGATCGAGAAATACATGCGTTTCGCCAGGATTTCGCCGTCGCTATCGCGGGCGGTGAAGCTCAAGGCATTGCTGTGGAACGGCTGGCGCTGGCGCATCTGGAAATGCAGGTCGCGCTTCGGCTGGAAGCGCACGCGCTGGCGCCCGAGCAGATAGAGAAAGCCCTCGCTCTCGGCACGGTCCCAATGCGCCTTGATCGCGGCAAGGCTGGTCGAGGCGGGGATTTCGCCCGCCAGCCCCGCGACCACCGCGGTGTCGGCGGCGTGCCCCTTCCCCGTCAGCGCGAGCGACCCGTAAAGGTCGGCCTCGACATGCACGGTCTTCGTGAGCAGCGCCTGCTCGTCGAGCCAGACGGTGAAACGCCGCGCCGCGACCATCGGCCCGACCGTATGCGAGCTGGAGGGACCGACACCGATTTTGAAGAGTTCGAACAGGCTGATCGTCATGCCGGCCCTATAGGCGGATCGCGACCATCGGGATAGGCCGCGCGGGCCAATTTTCGTTACGGCATAGCGTCATCCCG
The Sphingopyxis macrogoltabida genome window above contains:
- a CDS encoding LysR family transcriptional regulator, translated to MGAWEGIDEIVAIADAGSFVAAAARLGTSTSHISRAVIRLENRIGAQIFVRTTRRVVPTPAGRTLIEQFRSLIAARNDALSAVSDDGAPRGEVRMTCSIAMGERFVAQIARDYAFAFPDVTVTLELTNRVVDLLAEGFDLAIRTGTLPDSGLVATRIASRSLHLCAAPAYLARAGTPTSIDDLARHECLLGTAPAWHFRAQGKEITHRPAGRWRCNSGTAVTEAALAGHGVCQLPDFYVMPHLQSGALVSLLDPLRPQEEPIWAVYPQRRHLLPKVRLLIDKLREELPGALSRTGAS
- a CDS encoding DMP19 family protein; translated protein: MGDYILHTENGVCRMERMEKIPCKDCGALILPVTAENTGGICMACKQGIRADIEKSRAYYASLREYDPVQELWKSLVKKSSNEPNLSTLTPEERLYFSVCLLEGEVYNGGFDQYFSNSSGRYYKDAISGLSEIGAYNSLEIAQKASDVFFGKSLPPEDRAERWDIMKKARRWSFLPAKREALIDELDKAFYEDPDNLLDLLTAYAEAHNLTRPFEKKS
- a CDS encoding L-serine ammonia-lyase, which produces MTISLFELFKIGVGPSSSHTVGPMVAARRFTVWLDEQALLTKTVHVEADLYGSLALTGKGHAADTAVVAGLAGEIPASTSLAAIKAHWDRAESEGFLYLLGRQRVRFQPKRDLHFQMRQRQPFHSNALSFTARDSDGEILAKRMYFSIGGGFVVDEDEAGRNSRGAEDEVELPFAFTSGADLMEMGAASGKSFAEMMLENELAHRSLDEVNAGLDAIAAAMDASIDAGCCSTGILPGGLKVRRRAPQIADDIRSRHETNLIDPLAMMDWINLWAMAVNEENAAGGKVVTAPTNGAAGIIPAVIRFYRRGYRGDAAGVRTFLLAAGAVGALYKRNASISGAEVGCQGEVGVACSMAAAGLTAALGGTNAQVENAAEIGMEHNLGLTCDPIGGLVQIPCIERNAMGAIKAIDASRIAMIGDGTHVVSLDTVIATMLQTGRDMRDKYKETSKGGLAVSVVEC